The genomic stretch ACACGTACACGTAGTCCCGGTCGTCGAATCGACGACGTTGGAACTGCCGATACTCTTCCTCCCACTCGCTCGGCGGGCGCTGGGGGGAGCCAAGAAAGCAGTGGATGAGTTCTTCGAAACCGTGCCGCGTCCTTTTTTTTTTTTTTTTTACTAGACGGGCCGAGTGGCCGTCAAGACGGCGAGCTAGCCTTGGCGTCCGCGGATGCGGTATCCACCTTGAGATCGTGTAAGGACAATCCCTCGCGCTGAAAGAACACCAGGCCGATCGCCACGGTTGCGAACAGCGCGAAGCCTTGGTAGCCGATTCCGAACGCGAAGGCACGATCGTAGTCAACGCCGAAGAATCCGAGGACCAGGATGGTGATCACCTGATAGGTCCCGATGTTACCGGGCGTTAGCGGCAACGCGAACGACAGCCCGGTGGCAGCCACCAGCAGGCCCGGCGCCGCGATGCCGAGCTCGATGTTGAACGCCTTGAGAGCCAGCCATATCGATCCCACCTCGAAGGTCCATACCGCCACGGTGTAGCTCACCACCCGGAGCAATACTGCCGGCTCGCCCAAGAAACGCAAGCCGCTTGCGGCGTCCCGGGCCAACTGGGCAGGCTTGGCGTCGTGACCGCCGGGCAGCCATCGAGCCCAACGTGCCAGCAGCTGTGGCCTGCGTGCCAGAGTGCCGATCGCCGCGACCGCCGCCAGCACCGCGATGATCACGAACGCCAGCAGGTTCCCGGACGCGACGTCTTTGCCGGACGCGACACCGGCAAGCAGGAGCAAGGCGACGGCGAGCACGTCGAAGCTCTGCGCGCTCCAGTTCGCGAACAATGCGCGCGTCGCGGGCACGTGATTGTGCTTGCGCAGGACCATTGCCCGCAGCACATCACCGAGTCGTACCGGCAGAACGCAATTGGCTGCGGTGCCGATCACCGTGGCAGCGAAGAGCCGCTTTCGGGGGCGCGCACCAGCTCCGGCCGCGATCGCCACCGACCAGCGCTCCCCCTTGAGAAAGAGCGAGACACCGAGCAGGAACATCACCAACAGCAGGAACGGCCAGTGTGCCTGGCGGAGGATCACCCCCACTTGATGCGGATCGATTCTGCGCAGAAGCAGGGCAAAGAAGACCGCTGCGATGAGCAGGCCGGCGACCAGACGTTTTCCCATTGAGTGGAGCTTACCGCCGGGTGGCCGAAGCCGGCTCGCACGGCCGGCTTGCGTTCATGGTCAACGCGACTAGACTTCGACCGTGACCGCCTGCGCGACCATTCCGGAGCCGTCGTCCAATGCATACAAGCAAGCGGTGTTTCAGCACCTGGAGAACTTGTTCGCGCCGCGAGGTCGGTACCGGCGCGCGCTCGACTTCGGCAGCGGTGATGGCTGGTTCGCACAGCAACTCAAAGGGGCTGGGGCGGTTCGTGAGGTCGTGGCCATAGACGTGCAGCGGCGCCGGCACGAGTTCATCGAGCCGCAGCTCTACGACGGTCAGCGCCTGCCCTTTCCGGATCGCAGCTTTGATCTCGTCTACGCCGTGGACGTTTTGCACCACTGTCCGGATCCCGCCGCGGGGCTGCAAGAAATGTTGCGCGTGAGCCGTGGTGACGTTGTGCTCAAGGACCACACCTTTGAGAACCCGGCTGGGCGCATTCTGCTCGCCCTCATGGACGAGCTCGGCAACCGGCGGTTCGGTGTGCCATCGCTCTACCGATACCAGCGAGGTTGGGAGTGGCTTCCGGCGTTCGCGGCCGCCGGTTTCCGTCAGGTGGAGCTTCGTCACCCGCTGGCCTGCGACCCGCGGGTGCCGTGGCGCTGGTGGACGCCGCGGTTGCAGTTCTTGGGACTCTGGGAGCGAGGCGCGTAGGCAGGCCTAGCTCCCGGAAGGCCGGCGCACCATCCCGGGGGCCACGTCGCCGGCGGCCAGAGTCGCCAGCGGTAGAAGCTCCACCTCGCACTCCGGCGTCCAGCGTAGAACGTATCCGGTGCGCCCGGGCAAGGTTGCGACGAGTCGACGATTCTTCTCGACGTCGAGGTGGTTCACCCAGAGGATATCGGCCTTCAGGTCGGGATCGTTGACCGGCCGGAAGTTGACGAAGTGATTGGGAGCGCCGCCGCAGGGCGGAGCAAAGGGCCACGGAGAGAAGATCACCGCGGCTTCGAGCCCTGCGTCTCTTGGCGCCTCGATCACGGCATCGAGGTGAGCCGCTATCTGCCCGACCGCCGCGAGCCTGACGGGCACAAAACCGATCCAGGCGGTCACGATCAGCGCCGCGAGCAAGGCGGGTGAGAACGTGGACCAACGCCAGGATTCACGGTCACGGTTCTGGGCCGGAGCACCTCTCAGCCGGTCGCTCAGGTTCCGGGCGCCGACGATCGAGAGAATCAGAAGCGGAAGGGCGAGCTCGAAGGCGTGCATCGGGCCGAAAGTGTCGATACCCCAGTCGACCTGAAACAGATGCAGCAGCAGATACGAGCCGATCATGGCCCAGAGCAGGCGCGCGCGATCGGAGAGCAAGGGTGTCGCCAGCAGGAGAAATGCGAACGACGAAGGCCAGCCGAAAAGATCGAAGTTGAGGCGAAACATCCCGGCCGTGGTGCGCGCGATAGCCACGCCGATTTCCGTAAAGTCGAAACCGGGCAGGGCCGAGAGGTCCTGTGCCCGGAATGTCGCGAAGCGAAAGTCGTTTTCGAAGAGATACTGGGCGTAGCGCACGTATCCGACCCGGAACGGAGATCCGTTCTGTGCCCAGAGAGTGCTCATGAAAAGCGCTGCCAGGGCCATGGCTGGAATTCCAAACGCGAGCACGGCGCGCAGTCGCTCTCGGGTGCCGAGGCGGGGTAGGGCGAGCCCCCAAGCGATCAGGAGCGGCAAGCCGATCGGCAACGCCGACTGTGGACGGATGAAGAAAGCGACGGCGAAGCTCAGCGCAAAACCGGCGTGGTATCGCAGCATGCTGTTGACGGAGCGAGCGCTAAGATACATCCACAAGCACCAGGTCAGGGCCATCAGGCAGGAAGTGTTCGAGAGCTCCGTCGCCGCGGCGATCTGCACGAAGGGCGCCGCCAGATAGAGCAGCACTCCGGCCCGCGCCCACTCCGGGCCGACAAAGTGGTTCAGTGTTCGAAGCAGCGGCGGCACGGTGAGCGCCGAGCAGATCGGGTTCACGACCCAGGTCGCACCCAGCCAGACGCCGGGAACGAGTAGTGCCGGCCAGCCGAGGAAATACACCGAAAACATCCGGCCGTCGTTGACTATGAAGTTCTGGTCGAAGAAGAGCTTCAACTCCGGCGACGTCACCCAGAGGCGGCCGCTCGCGAGCAACTCGGCAGCGAACCGGTAGGCGTTCTCGTCATCTGTGAGTGGAGCACCCCGCATCAGTCCGAAGCGCAGGAGCAGTGGGATGCCAACGGCCGCGGCGCATGTCCAGATCAGGAATCGGCGCTCGGGGATCGCTTTCCATTGCGCGACAAAGGCGTCGGCCCGGGCCTCGGAGCCCCAGTGCCGCGCCGTCCCGAGCGCGAGCAACGCCGCGGCCAGCCCACCGAGCAGGGTGTAGAAGGCGACGAAAATGAGGTAGCGAAGCGACGGGAAGTTGGTCGATCCGAGATCGAGCGCGAAGCCTTCGAGGAAAACAGTGCCGACGAGATAGAACGCCATCAGAGCTATCGCCGCACCGAGGAACGACACACCGACGTGGGTAGGCGTCGAAGAACTCGGAAGGGCTTCAGGTTTCATGAGGATAGAGAGCTGATCTCGAATGCAAAGAGCGTAGCATCGCGGAACGAGGAACCATGGTCTACTATTCGAGTTCCTGATGTCGAGCACTTCGCGCCTAGAGCCGACCTGGTGGGACCATCAGCGCTACCCGTTGCTGCGCCTGCGCCGCCGGATCGAACGCGAGTTGGCTCTGGCGCTCGAGCCGAAGCCAGGTGAGACGATCGTAGACCTCGGGTGCGGAGACATGCCGTATCGACCCCTGTTCGAGAATCTGGGATGCAGCTACGTCGGCTGCGACTTGGAAGACTCGGCACAGGTGGGTATCGAGCCGGGCGTGCCGGTTCCTCTGCCGGATGCCGCGGCGCACGGTGTGGTGTCTTTTCAGGTCCTCGAGCACGTCTGGGATCTCGATTGGTATCTCGGTGAGTGTCGGCGTCTGCTTCGAGCCGACGGCTGGCTGCTGCTGTCCACGCACGGTGCTTGGCTGTATCACCCGCATCCCACCGACTTCCGGCGCTGGACACAAGACGGCCTTACGGCGGAGCTCGTCGGGCACGGCTTTCGAGTCGAAAGCGTCACCGGGGTCATGGGCCCGCTCGCCTGGACGACCCAGTTTCGGCTCCTTGGTTTTCGTCAGGTCCTGCGCCGGATACCGTTGCTTGGCCGTTTTCTGCTGCCGCTTCTCTCTGTCGTCATGAATGTGCGCATGGAGCTGGAAGATGCCGTGACTCCGGCGCAGGTCCGACAGGACAACGCCTGCATCTATGTTGTTGTGGCCCGGCCTTCGGTCTAGTACCGCCGTGACAGAAGCAGGGCGCGGATCTCCTCGGTTCGCCGGTTCATCGACGAAAGCAGAACCCCCACGGTCAGGCTCAACGCGCCAAGGATGAAGAGGCCCGAAGCGAGAACGGCCAGCGGTATGCGCAGCACCTGCCCGGTGGCCAAGTACTGCTGGATGACGAGACTTCCAGAAACAAGGGATGCCACAAACAGCACGAGTGCCGCTAGGCCGAAGAAAGTCAGCGGACGATAGTCGCGAAAGAAAGCGAGAATGGCGAGCAGAATCCGGTAGCCGTCCCGGAAGGTGCGGAGTTTCGATTCGCTCTCGCCGGTCCGGGCGCGATAGGCCACGGGGACCTCGTCGACCCGGAAGCGATTGGCCACCGCCTGGATCGAGAGCTCCGCTTCGATCTCGAAACCCTGGGCGATGAGTGGTGACTGTTCGAGGAAGCGGCTGGTCAGAGCGCGATAGCCCGAGAACAAGTCTCGCGTGCGGATTCCGAATAGCAGTCGCACGACGCCGTTGAAAAGTCGGTTACCCCAGGAGTGACCTACGGGGAAGGCCCCCTCGCCGGCACCCTGCAGGCGCGTGCCGATCGCCATGTCGGCCCCCTCCTCGAGGCGTGCGATCAGGGCGGAGGCGCCCTCGGCGGGGTAGGTGTCATCCCCGTCGACCATCACGAAGACGTCGGACGGTGCCGCTTCGCGAAGTCCCGTGAGCAAAGCAAACCCTTTGCCGGCTCGGGTCTCTCGGATCACCTGGGCGCCGGCCGCCGCGGCAATCTCGGCCGTATGATCGGTGGAAGCGTTATCGACGACGACGATCTGGGCGTCGGGCAGCGCGGCGCGGAAATCGGCAACCACCTTGGCGATGGAAGCCGCTTCGTTGAGGCAGGGGATGACGACCGCGACGCGCATCGTAGGACCAGATTCGCTCAAGCGTCCTCCTCGATCGCAGCTTCAAAGACATCGTAATGGCGTTGCACGGTGGTATCCCAGTTCCAGTTGCGGAGTGCATACTCGCGCGAGGACTCGCCGAGTCTACGACGAAGCTCCGAATCCGCGGCGACTTCGGTCGTGGCGTGCTCGAGGTCCGCCAAGGTATCTACGGCGACTACGGCGTCGCGATCGACCGAGCCGGTGTAGCCGGGGTCCCAGAGCAACACCACCGGCAGTCCGCTGGCCATCGCTTCCTGAATAGCCACCGGAAATCCCTCGCCCGTTGCCGCATGGAGCAGGAAGTCGGCTGCCGCGAAGACCTCTGGCATCGTGTCATGGGGCAAGACGCCGAGGTTGAGTACCTCGGCGGGTAGGCTGCGCTCGGCGCCGCACACGGCTAGACGATAGCCCCGGGCGGGCATGCCCAGCACCGTGTCCAGGTTCTTCTTCTGGGCGGCGCGGCCCACGAACAGGGCGAGGACCCCTTCGGTCGGAAGTCCCAGGCGGGCGCGTGCCGCCTGTTGATCGGAAGAAGACACGGGATGAAACGTCACCGTGTCGACGCCGTTGGGAATGAATGCGACCTTGTGCTCGCCGAAGCGCGCCGCGAGAGCGTCGCGTACACGCGAGTTGTAGGAGATGACCTTGGCGGCGCGGCGTACGACCGGACCGCCGATCAGAGTCCAGGCAAGTCGCTGGATGGCGTTCAGCGTTCTCGATGGGTAGTGGACGAAGCCCACGTGCTCGGTGATGATCAAAGGCACCCGCCGACGCCGTGCGAGCAATGCCAAGAGAGTCGTCGAGTACAAGCACCCGTGAGCGTGCAGCACATCACAGGCGCGCAGGGCGGCGTGAGCTCGACGCACACCGGGCCCCAACGGCATCGCGTAAGGCACGCCTCGTTCTTCGGCTCCGTGCCAGGCCGGCAGGCGGTGTACTGTGGCGCCGTCCTCGGTCGAGACGCCCCACCGGTTCTCCCAGGCCGTGCTCACAACGGCGACCTCGTGCTGGCGGGCGAAACCGCGAGTGAGCCCATGGACGAGCGTCTCCAATCCCCCGGGGTGGGGCGGATAGTTATGGGTGGCGACGCCGATGCGCATTGGATCCGCCTATTCTGAGATCTTCGTTCCGCACGGATTGAAGCAGGATTGTATGGGAGTGGCCGCCCGGCGCAACCGAAGCGCCGGCTGCCGGGGCTTTCGAGTGCCTGGGGCTTCTCCACGCCGTGCCAGCCATTGGGGACCGATCCGAATCGATCATCTCTTGGTACGATGAGATGGCTGCTCACGGGTCACGCTCTATGGAGAATCGAACGCTGCCAGTCCGATCCTCCTCTCTTTTCGCCAACCTCGACCGAGGCATCGGTTGAGGGCGATGGAGGTCAAATGGTCATGGCGGCTCTCGCTTCTTGGCCTGTTTCTGCTCTGCTTCAGCCTGGCCGCCCTTTCCGGTCCAGGAAGGATCGACATCGTGGACGGCCAGACTCGCTACGAGGTGGCGCGCAGTCTCGTCGATCACGGCGACGCAACGATCAGAAACCAAGACTCGTGGTATGCCGTCTTTCCCGGGCGCGGTAAGCGCCCCTACACGGGTTACCGTCTACCCCAGAGCCTGCTGGGAGTTCCGGCGGTCCTGATCGCCGACCTCTTTGGACCGGGAAGTGAGCCGCGCCGTCACTTCTTCTTCGTCCTGACCGGCGCTCTGATGGCCGCCGCGCTGGTCGTGTTGTATGCGCAGTGGTTCCGCCACCTCGGGCATTCATCTCGCGCGTCGATAGGCTGGGCGGCCCTCGGTCTGGTCTGTACGCCGACGTGGTTCTACTCGACGAGTACCTTCGACGACGTCTTGGGGGCCTTCTTCTCGGTGCTTACCGTGGTGCTGGCGTATCGAGCGGGACGCAGTGCGTGGTTTTCGTGGCACCTGCTGGCAGGCATCTCGCTGGCAATCGCCTTCCACTGTAAGCCGCCGCTCGCCGTACTCCTGCTGGCGGTCCTGGTCGCCGGGCACAACAGCGAGCTGGAGCGAGGTGCACAGAGCCGGCGGCGCCTCGTCGTGCTGGTGCTACTGCTGTTGGGTATCGGACTGCACGTCGGCTACGAGCGCTACAAGTTCCCCCCCGAGAGTCGAGAAGTCCGTAGGCAGCTCGAGGAAGCGTACGTCGCTCCCTTCCCGGGCAATCCGGCCGCCGGAGTACTCTCGCTCGCTGTGAGTCC from bacterium encodes the following:
- a CDS encoding flippase-like domain-containing protein, with the translated sequence MGKRLVAGLLIAAVFFALLLRRIDPHQVGVILRQAHWPFLLLVMFLLGVSLFLKGERWSVAIAAGAGARPRKRLFAATVIGTAANCVLPVRLGDVLRAMVLRKHNHVPATRALFANWSAQSFDVLAVALLLLAGVASGKDVASGNLLAFVIIAVLAAVAAIGTLARRPQLLARWARWLPGGHDAKPAQLARDAASGLRFLGEPAVLLRVVSYTVAVWTFEVGSIWLALKAFNIELGIAAPGLLVAATGLSFALPLTPGNIGTYQVITILVLGFFGVDYDRAFAFGIGYQGFALFATVAIGLVFFQREGLSLHDLKVDTASADAKASSPS
- a CDS encoding methyltransferase domain-containing protein; protein product: MTACATIPEPSSNAYKQAVFQHLENLFAPRGRYRRALDFGSGDGWFAQQLKGAGAVREVVAIDVQRRRHEFIEPQLYDGQRLPFPDRSFDLVYAVDVLHHCPDPAAGLQEMLRVSRGDVVLKDHTFENPAGRILLALMDELGNRRFGVPSLYRYQRGWEWLPAFAAAGFRQVELRHPLACDPRVPWRWWTPRLQFLGLWERGA
- a CDS encoding class I SAM-dependent methyltransferase — encoded protein: MSSTSRLEPTWWDHQRYPLLRLRRRIERELALALEPKPGETIVDLGCGDMPYRPLFENLGCSYVGCDLEDSAQVGIEPGVPVPLPDAAAHGVVSFQVLEHVWDLDWYLGECRRLLRADGWLLLSTHGAWLYHPHPTDFRRWTQDGLTAELVGHGFRVESVTGVMGPLAWTTQFRLLGFRQVLRRIPLLGRFLLPLLSVVMNVRMELEDAVTPAQVRQDNACIYVVVARPSV
- a CDS encoding glycosyltransferase; translated protein: MSESGPTMRVAVVIPCLNEAASIAKVVADFRAALPDAQIVVVDNASTDHTAEIAAAAGAQVIRETRAGKGFALLTGLREAAPSDVFVMVDGDDTYPAEGASALIARLEEGADMAIGTRLQGAGEGAFPVGHSWGNRLFNGVVRLLFGIRTRDLFSGYRALTSRFLEQSPLIAQGFEIEAELSIQAVANRFRVDEVPVAYRARTGESESKLRTFRDGYRILLAILAFFRDYRPLTFFGLAALVLFVASLVSGSLVIQQYLATGQVLRIPLAVLASGLFILGALSLTVGVLLSSMNRRTEEIRALLLSRRY
- a CDS encoding glycosyltransferase family 4 protein, which produces MRIGVATHNYPPHPGGLETLVHGLTRGFARQHEVAVVSTAWENRWGVSTEDGATVHRLPAWHGAEERGVPYAMPLGPGVRRAHAALRACDVLHAHGCLYSTTLLALLARRRRVPLIITEHVGFVHYPSRTLNAIQRLAWTLIGGPVVRRAAKVISYNSRVRDALAARFGEHKVAFIPNGVDTVTFHPVSSSDQQAARARLGLPTEGVLALFVGRAAQKKNLDTVLGMPARGYRLAVCGAERSLPAEVLNLGVLPHDTMPEVFAAADFLLHAATGEGFPVAIQEAMASGLPVVLLWDPGYTGSVDRDAVVAVDTLADLEHATTEVAADSELRRRLGESSREYALRNWNWDTTVQRHYDVFEAAIEEDA